The genomic DNA GCTTCACCCATGGGGTTGGCGTCGGGGCCAGCCGCAAGTTGCCGCTGTTGCCGGGCGAGACTGCCCTTGAGCCGGGCCTGCGCCACCTGATCAACGTGGGTGCAGTGGGCCAGCCCCGGGACGGCGACAACCGCGCCAAATACGTGCTCCACGACACCGACGCCAGAACCGTGACCCTGCGCCGCGTCCCCTACGACATCGCCAGGACCGCCGCGCTGATCGCGGCCAGGGGCTTTTCCAAGGCCTTTGCCGACAGGCTCTGGTAACGATACCCCCCAGGGGGTATCACCGAAGACTCAAAAAAATTGACGACCTCCGTGACAGGCGTGCTCATGTGCGCCTGTTTTCTTTTCTATTATGGCTGGTTATAAATCATACCTCCGGCGTCGATTTATTTGCCAACCCCCTTGACACCTATACCCGGTATGGGTATGTATTGAGCAAAGGAAACCATTCCGGGCGAAGTTATAATAGCCCCGGCCCGGCTGGGTGGTATGTGTTTGATGGTGGGGCTGCATTTTGTTGAACAACCTGATCACTGGAGGGAATATGAACCGCACAGCAATGACGATAGTCGCGTCCGCCCTGGTCGTTATGATGACCGTGTCCATGGCCTTTGCCCTGGGCGACGGCAATGGCCGCAAGGGCAAGTTTCTCTACCGCAAGAACTGCCGCTCCTGTCACGACGGGAAGAGCGCGGCGGACCTGAGCCCGGCGGACCGGACCCAGGCCGAGTGGAAGGCCACCTTTGCCGACATGGGCAAGATCAAGTGCAGCGACGGCTGGACCATCAGCAAGGAAGAGCTCAACGACATCTACACCTACCTGTACGAGTACGCCAAGGATTCTCCGTCCCCGGCCAAGTGCAGCTAAGACACCCCGCCCGCGACGCCGCTTTTTGTGCGGCGCGCTGACAACGGCCATGCCGTCCCCGCCTCGCCCCCCGGGGCGGGGACGGCAGCCAAAAAAGGCGAACCGCGTCGCTGTCGCGACCCCTACGCCAGGAGGCAGATCCCCAATGCCGGACTCCACCACCACGCTCTCCCGCCGCGACTTCTTCAAGGCCTCCGGCCTGATGGCGGCTGCCGCCGTGGGCGGCCCGGCCCTGCTGGGCGGCCTGCGCAAGGCCCATGCAGCCACCATGACCCCTTCCATGGCTCCGGCCCGGGACTCGAAGTTCTCGGTCTGCGACATGTGCTTCAACAAGTGCGGGCTGATCGCCCGCGTCGAGAACGGCGTGGTCGCCAAACTCGATCCCAACCCCAAGTTTCTCAAGTCGCGCGGCATGTTGTGTGCGCGCGGCAATGCGGGCATCAGCCACGTCTATGACCCGGACCGGCTCAAGCACCCCCTGCTGCGCAAGGGCGAGCGGGGCGAGGGCAAGTGGCAGCGCATCCCGTGGGACGAGGCCCTGGACATGGCCGCCCAGAAGATGGCCGAGGTGCGCGAAAAGTACCTGCCCTGCGGCCACCTCTTCTCAGCCGGGACCGACATGCA from Pseudodesulfovibrio aespoeensis Aspo-2 includes the following:
- a CDS encoding c-type cytochrome, whose amino-acid sequence is MNRTAMTIVASALVVMMTVSMAFALGDGNGRKGKFLYRKNCRSCHDGKSAADLSPADRTQAEWKATFADMGKIKCSDGWTISKEELNDIYTYLYEYAKDSPSPAKCS